One stretch of Arachis duranensis cultivar V14167 chromosome 1, aradu.V14167.gnm2.J7QH, whole genome shotgun sequence DNA includes these proteins:
- the LOC107471188 gene encoding inositol transporter 4-like, with protein sequence MEGGPEAASKQEFMEFWKRATSSPYIMRLALSAGIGGLLFGYDTGVISGALLYIREDFVEVDKKLWLQEVIVSMAVAGAIIGAALGGWMNDTFGRKTSMLGADIVFFLGAIVMAVAPAPWVLVVGRILVGFGVGIASMTSPLYISEASPTAIRGALVCINGLLITFGQFLSYLINLAFTKTPGTWRWMLGVAGLPAVVQFVLMLTLPESPRWLYNQGKENESRKILEKIYKADEVEGEIKAMREAVEQEKQEEGLIGQTLGEKMKAAFSNVAVRRGLYAGVTAQVAQQFVGINTVMYYSPTIVQFAGIASKSTALALSLVTSGLNAIGSILSMLCIDKYGRRKLMLLSLIAIIICLLTLTGVFYQAATTAPPIDNVYTLSFGANATCQAYLDAPNVSSWNCMKCLKAECAFCASTGGNHLPGACLAETKEVRAVCGEQKRVWFSDGCPSKIGVLAVIVLGLYILAYSPGMGSVPWVLNSEIYPLRFRGICGGIAAVSNWCANLIVSLTFLSLIHALGAAGTFLLFAGFSTIGLVAIYLLVPETKGLQFEEVEKLLQKGFNLCDCTNPKIDEEKASTSN encoded by the exons ATGGAAGGAGGGCCGGAGGCAGCGAGTAAGCAAGAGTTCATGGAATTCTGGAAAAGAGCAACCAGTTCGCCCTACATCATGCGCCTTGCTCTATCGGCCGGAATTGGAGGTCTCCTCTTTGGCTACGACACCGGTGTTATCTCAGGAGCCTTGCTTTACATTCGTGAGGACTTTGTAGaagttgataaaaaattatGGTTGCAGGAAGTCATTGTAAGTATGGCTGTAGCGGGAGCCATCATTGGTGCTGCACTTGGTGGATGGATGAACGACACGTTCGGCCGTAAGACCTCTATGTTAGGGGCTGatattgttttctttcttgGCGCAATAGTCATGGCTGTTGCCCCTGCTCCTTGGGTCCTTGTTGTTGGAAGaattttggttggttttggaGTTGGCATAGCTTCCATGACTTCTCCTCTCTATATCTCAGAAGCCTCCCCAACTGCTATTAGAGGAGCTCTCGTTTGTATTAATGGTCTCCTAATCACCTTTGGCCAATTCCTCTCCTACCTTATCAACCTCGCATTCACCAAG ACTCCTGGAACGTGGCGTTGGATGCTTGGGGTGGCCGGACTTCCGGCGGTGGTTCAGTTTGTTTTGATGCTGACCCTTCCTGAGTCACCGAGGTGGTTGTACAACCAGGGGAAAGAAAATGAGTCAAGGAAAATCCTGGAAAAGATTTACAAAGCAGATGAGGTTGAAGGGGAGATAAAAGCGATGAGAGAAGCGgtagaacaagagaagcaagagGAAGGGTTGATCGGTCAAACCCTTGGAGAGAAAATGAAGGCTGCTTTCAGCAACGTCGCTGTTCGAAGAGGATTGTATGCAGGTGTGACTGCTCAAGTCGCTCAACAATTCGTTGGCATCAACACCGTCATGTATTACAGCCCAACCATTGTTCAGTTTGCCGGCATTGCATCAAAATCTACCGCACTTGCACTCTCCCTCGTCACATCTGGTCTCAATGCTATTGGATCTATCCTCAGCATGCTTTGCATCGATAAATATGGAAGGAGAAAGCTCATGCTCCTATCCCTTATTGCAATCATCATTTGTCTCCTTACTCTCACTGGAGTTTTCTATCAGGCAGCTACCACTGCTCCTCCAATTGACAACGTTTACACCCTCAGCTTCGGTGCTAATGCTACATGCCAAGCTTATCTTGATGCCCCCAATGTCTCTTCATGGAACTGCATGAAATGTTTGAAAGCTGAATGTGCCTTCTGTGCCAGCACTGGGGGCAAT CATCTTCCGGGAGCGTGCCTGGCGGAAACAAAGGAAGTCAGAGCGGTGTGCGGTGAGCAAAAGCGCGTGTGGTTTTCTGATGGATGCCCAAGCAAAATTGGAGTGCTTGCAGTTATAGTGTTGGGACTATATATCCTAGCGTACTCTCCTGGAATGGGATCAGTGCCTTGGGTTTTGAACTCAGAGATTTACCCATTGAGATTCAGAGGAATTTGTGGAGGCATAGCAGCAGTTTCAAACTGGTGTGCTAATCTCATAGTGAGTTTGACATTCTTGTCACTCATTCATGCACTTGGGGCTGCAGGAACATTCCTCCTCTTTGCTGGATTTTCCACAATTGGACTAGTTGCCATCTATCTATTGGTACCAGAAACCAAAGGACTTCAGTTTGAAGAGGTTGAGAAGTTGCTTCAGAAAGGTTTCAACCTTTGTGATTGCACCAATCCAAAGATAGACGAAGAGAAAGCAAGtactagtaattaa
- the LOC107469340 gene encoding uncharacterized protein LOC107469340, protein MSRSPSFKVKTEQSPNLDPESLQRWIVAFCAIRFDLEQGQLVEVCYPPGCLTQEEELEVAYNSFPDSVSQQHNRSSVHDCIFFFRFPRRLKSQTSNATHSEITEAGKEFPSNSIEKKNVSRRLSSTSDDNVSKYMYGFVFNRQRHDERLKRGGEQKSVVILSHSPYSSVFRPLLQIIGPLYFDMGKKALEHIAAYVSTWPAPVPGKLMDLPIGNATLKVNLPPAHSLPVEGGASVDDSAYSMAPLLPNNQSIPQGLFHDSDLFGTFRSLLLQLWILWELLLIGEPILIIAPTPSQCCEAVASLVSLVSPLLCSVDFRPYFTIHDPLFARLNSIREGEAFPPMVLGVTNLFFLKALRNIPHVVSVGTPPTNSNRVSLSAKSTGRIPGRSEGLGLQQFSLKKFSPSSLLGAVKLRRDGPLCLMTEHKEAIWSTYSAATKPDTSILNRLIDAGVSARVEESMSVVNNEILRRHFLELTTNFLAPFGPYFRTTAPSEGSSPYVDPPPLPPFNADEFVANLSARGPGKFLLKRMRSNWLDFYTRFLNGPNFMPWFKRRRAVAEQEQNRLWRHARMKADIQQLISKMSELEIVDFFGVIERFLLREVQLQQSGNGGLDSRATCQKLMGDLQAVFNALSKDMQQIMLSNPQRASLLHGSPELKKLPGHPLVQVVSSTSPKQ, encoded by the exons ATGAGTCGGTCTCCTTCTTTCAAAGTTAAAACAGAACAAAGTCCTAATCTTGATCCAGAATCTTTACAGAGATGGATTGTTGCATTTTGTGCTATAAGATTTGACCTTGAACAAGGCCAACTCGTAGAAGTGTGTTATCCGCCAGGATGTCTTACACAGGAGGAGGAGCTTGAAGTTGCTTATAATTCATTTCCCGATTCTGTTTCGCAGCAGCATAACCGATCAAGCGTCCATGACTGTATATTCTTTTTCCGATTTCCCAGGCGCCTTAAATCTCAAACCAGCAATGCTACTCATTCAGAGATAACAGAAGCTGGCAAGGAGTTTCCTTCGAATTCCATAGAAAAAAAGAATGTTAGTAGAAGATTATCGAGTACAAGCGATGATAATGTTTCGAAATACATGTATGGCTTTGTTTTTAACAGACAGAGACATGATGAGAGGCTAAAACGAGGAGGGGAGCAAAAGTCTGTGGTCATTCTGTCTCACAGTCCTTATTCTAGTGTGTTCAGGCCTTTGTTACAGATTATAGGTCCCTTATATTTTGACATGGGTAAAAAAGCACTCGAGCATATTGCTGCTTATGTGTCGACATGGCCTGCTCCTGTTCCTGGTAAACTAATGGATCTTCCAATTGGAAATGCAACACTTAAAGTGAACTTGCCACCTGCGCATAGCTTGCCCGTGGAAGGTGGAGCATCTGTTGACGATTCAGCTTATTCTATGGCACCTCTTCTTCCTAATAATCAATCTATCCCCCAGGGACTCTTCCATGATTCGGATCTTTTTGGTACCTTTCGTAGCCTGCTATTGCAGCTTTGGATATTATGGGAGTTGTTGCTAATTGGTGAACCCATTCTCATCATTGCACCCACACCTTCCCAGTGTTGTGAGGCTGTTGCCAGTCTTGTGAGTTTGGTTTCACCATTACTTTGCAGTGTTGATTTCCGACCCTATTTCACTATCCATGACCCTTTGTTTGCCCGTTTGAACTCAATTCGAGAAGGGGAGGCTTTCCCTCCGATGGTTTTAGGGGTGACAAACCTTTTCTTCCTCAAAGCTCTCCGTAACATTCCACATGTTGTCTCAGTTGGTACCCCTCCTACTAATTCGAACAGAGTTTCCCTCTCAGCTAAGTCTACTGGAAGAATTCCTGGTAGATCTGAGGGCCTTGGGCTTCAACAATTTTCTCTAAAGAAGTTTTCTCCTTCAAGTTTATTGGGTGCAGTAAAGCTTCGTAGGGATGGTCCGCTCTGTCTCATGACAGAACATAAGGAAGCCATTTGGAGTACCTACTCTGCCGCAACTAAGCCAGACACCTCTATCTTAAATAGGCTAATAGATGCTGGAGTGTCGGCAAGAGTTGAGGAGTCAATGTCAGTTGTTAACAATGAGATATTACGGCGGCATTTCTTGGAGCTCACTACCAATTTTTTGGCCCCTTTTGGTCCATATTTTAGGACTACTGCTCCATCTGAAGGATCTTCTCCATATGTAGATCCTCCTCCTCTGCCTCCATTTAATGCTGATGAATTTGTTGCAAATTTATCAGCCAGAGGTCCAGGGAAGTTCTTACTAAAGCGAATGAGATCTAACTGGCTTGACTTCTACAC GCGATTCCTGAATGGACCAAACTTTATGCCTTGGTTTAAAAGGAGGCGTGCTGTAGCTGAACAAGAACAAAATAGGCTGTGGAGGCATGCAAGAATGAAAGCTGACATACAACAGCTTATATCTAAAATGTCTGAGTTGGAAATTGTGGATTTCTTCGGTGTAATAGAGAGATTTCTACTTAGAGAAGTACAG CTGCAGCAATCTGGAAATGGAGGTCTTGATTCCAGGGCAACTTGTCAGAAACTAATGGGAGACCTTCAGGCAGTTTTCAATGCACTTTCAAAGGACATGCAACAAATCATGCTTTCGAATCCACAAAGGGCATCCCTATTGCATGGTAGTCCAGAATTGAAGAAACTTCCAGGGCATCCACTCGTACAGGTCGTCTCTTCTACATCACCCAAACAATAA